CCCTGGCAGCGATCCGGCCCAGCACCGGGTGTTCGACCAAGATATGGCCAGGCCGCCGCAGATGTGGGCCACCCACCCGGCCAACCGTGACCGGGAAGACAACGCCAAGGCCTGCTACATCGCCGCCGACATAGACGGCCGCCCGGCCTGGGAACTCTTTGCCGACCCGGCCAAGCTGCGCGAACAGATAAGCGGCGACTTCTACGCCCCGGACAAGAAGGCCGGCCTGGAACAGGTGGCCGAAGAAGACGCCGTGATGCGCCGCTTCAGCCGCCAGTCCCTGGACCCGCGCTACCGGGGCAACTACCTGGACCGGGAGCTGATGCGCAACTTCGCCTCCCTGGACGAATTGCTCAGCACCGGTGCCCTGCCCCAGGCCCCCACCGAGGCCCTGGCCGCCCTCTACCCGGCCAGCCTCAAGGCCGACCTGGCTTCGGCCCGCAACCTGGATATTGAAATTGCCACCCTCAAGGCCCTGCACCGGGGCGATCTGCAACCCTCGGGCGGGGTGATCCGCCACCGGGGTGAGGAGCTTAAGAAGGACGCCATTCCCCGGGTGCTGGAAAGCCTAGCCGTGGAACGCAACACCCTGATGCAAACCCTCAAGGAGCATGACGCCCTTTGCCACAGGGCGCACCTTTTGGCCGCCGCCAAGCTTGGCCAGGGCTGGGAGCCCTACCTCAAGGGGCTGCTGGGGCTGCTTCATGCCTGTGAACATATGGCGGCGGTGGTGCGCAACGAACAGGCGCTGCTGGCCAACACCTGGCAGGTGATCACCGCCGACGGCCAGGTGGGCTATTTCGAGAAAAAACGCATGCTCAAGGTGGCCAGCGCCGCCGGCAAGGTGATGGACCAGCTCAACCAGGCCATGAGCCAACTGGTGCCGACCGACAAGTTGCTGGCTCATTTCGAGATAGAAGACTGGCAGAGCGCCTATCCCGACTTCAACCTGGTGACGGTGGACAAGCGCAACTGGCACGAATGGTGCCCCGCCGCCCACGAAAGGATGGACACCATAGCCGGCGTGCTGGAATACATTCGCGACCAGGTGCTGGAAGACCTTATTGCCAGCGAAAGCCTGGTGGAACAGATGCTGGCCGGCACCGCCGAGTTGACCCAGGCCCCAAGCGCCGCCGCTCCCCCGGAGCACTACCCGCTGCTGCTGCCCGGCCAGGAACACCAACTGCAACGCAAGCTGGATCTGTGGAACCGCTTTCAGCTGGCCCACGGCCTGCTGCCTACCTTGGCGCGGCTGCTGGTAGCCACCGCCATTGTCGGCGGTACCCTCTACGGCGGCTGGGTATTGGCCTGAATAAAATCAGCGGCCTTGGCCGCTGATTTTTTATCACCTTCGGCCAAATTATTCAGATGCGGCGCAAAAGCCCAATCTCCTGCAAAGGCCCTTTGCGGCCAAAACCGAAGCTCACTTAGCATCCAATTGTCACCAGCCGGTGACAACCGGCATCAGAGGGATCTACCCCATACCGCCAGGGAACCATGGCCAGCCGGCATATCCGACCGCTCCTGCAGCGCACTTGGACAGCTGTGGGATAATCGCAAGGAGAATCCGATGAAAAGCGCTACCTTATCCCTGGCCCTGGGCGCGGCCCTGTTGGCCGGGGCTGCCCAGGCCGCCACCAACAGGCCAGACGGCTACAGCACCATCTGCAAGAGCGACGAGAGCTGTTCGGTCAGCCAGGCCACCAATGTGGCCTTCGGCGCCGCCGGCCAATTTGTCTACAAGGTGCTTAACGGCAGTTTCATCTGCAATATCGACACCTTCGGCAGCGATCCCATTCCCAGTAAAACCGTCAAGGAATGTTCCATTCCGGCTGACGGCTCCGGTGGTGGCGATGACAGCGCCGGCCCAGGGGGAGTCAACCTGACTGCCAGTGCCGGTAATGGCCAGGTCAGTCTGAGCTGGAGCGCGGCGAGCAACGCCAGCAGCTACCAGGTCTATCGGGACACCGACAGCGACCCCAGCGGCCGCACCCGCATCGCCACTCTGGGGGCCGGCAGCCTTGGCTATACCGCCACCGGCCTCAGTAACGGCACGCCCTACTGGTTCTGGATAAAATCCACCGACAGCAGCGGTAACAGCGCCAACTCCAATGCCGCCTCGGCCACGCCCTCCGGCTCGGCGGTCAGCCTCGGCGGCAGCGCCGGCGACGGCCAGGTAAGCCTCAGTTGGAGCAATCCCGGCACAGGTTCAAGCTACCAGATCTACCAAGACACCGACACCAACCCCTCGGGGCGCACCCGTATCGCCACTTTGGCAGCCGGCGTGCAGAGCTATACCGCTACCGGCCTGAACAACGGTACCCCTTACTGGTTTTGGGTCAAATACACCGACGCCAGCGGCGCCAGTGCCAACTCCAATGCCTTCGGTGCCACCCCGGTCGGCAGTGCCGCGCCAGTAGACCCTGATGCCACAGTGGTCAACAGCGCCAGCGCCCTGCTCTCGGCCATTGCCT
This is a stretch of genomic DNA from Gallaecimonas xiamenensis 3-C-1. It encodes these proteins:
- a CDS encoding M48 family metallopeptidase translates to MAQNALYPAGPSQVPADLTKPRASYRRQATLAMVGLAAFMVGYIVLGICFGVVTFKGVQHLLVKFDLIRLLVTFCAGLLTLFMAKSLFTVRKGANPDGIEVSAQQEPELFAFVQQLADEIGAPRPHRVFLTPEVNAAVFYDLSFKNLLLPSKKNLIIGLGLVNVLSLGELKAVLAHEFGHFAQRSMMVGRWVYLAQQIIGHMVSTRDWLDKLIRVVSRTDPRIAWIGWLLGLVVWSIRAVVDSLFRLVLIAERALSREMEFNADLVAVSVTGSDALVNALHKLQAADHGWQTALQVARSEAGDGKRLGDLFNAQRITMDAMRTVLDDPAYGQPAGPNPGSDPAQHRVFDQDMARPPQMWATHPANRDREDNAKACYIAADIDGRPAWELFADPAKLREQISGDFYAPDKKAGLEQVAEEDAVMRRFSRQSLDPRYRGNYLDRELMRNFASLDELLSTGALPQAPTEALAALYPASLKADLASARNLDIEIATLKALHRGDLQPSGGVIRHRGEELKKDAIPRVLESLAVERNTLMQTLKEHDALCHRAHLLAAAKLGQGWEPYLKGLLGLLHACEHMAAVVRNEQALLANTWQVITADGQVGYFEKKRMLKVASAAGKVMDQLNQAMSQLVPTDKLLAHFEIEDWQSAYPDFNLVTVDKRNWHEWCPAAHERMDTIAGVLEYIRDQVLEDLIASESLVEQMLAGTAELTQAPSAAAPPEHYPLLLPGQEHQLQRKLDLWNRFQLAHGLLPTLARLLVATAIVGGTLYGGWVLA